Part of the Onthophagus taurus isolate NC chromosome 11, IU_Otau_3.0, whole genome shotgun sequence genome is shown below.
GTTGAATGCTGGCCCATGCAAAATCTGGAGAGGGTTCTCTGCGGTGCAGCGTTCAATACGTGTTTGGCCGATTGTCCGTCTAAAATTCAACCAGTGGCGTGGTATACTACATGTGGCGTGATGTGGTCCATGTGGCCCGAGTCTCTACCGTAAGACGACGAGCCGCCAATGAGTTGCCCGACAACGTCGCAGCTCTGCTGATGATCAACCTCATTCGCTATGCATATGATACGCTAAAATGATTTAGGTGATAGGTATATACAGGCGATTTGCGATCTGAGTCGAGAAGTAGCCAAACTAATGTCTAACACCTCTTATCTGCTTTTTGTTACAAAGGTCGATTGGTTATCTCTGTTGGGGATATCTATATTTGAATTTAGTAAGTATTGGTAAAGGTAGGTACTTACAAAGGCACCTCCTTTGGCGGTGGAACGTTTGATTCAGCGGCAAAGTAGGCCGAGGTTATAATCGCCTCTTGCGTAACTCCCAGTGTCGGCAGTGACATTGCTACCAAATCCGTAGTGATGAACTGAATCAAAAGCAGACAGTTTAGGCAGTTCCTGGCCTTTTTTTACCCTTGTTGGAATCCTTGGAGGTTCCAGAAATAACTGGGTTCAGCTGCTGTGGTGTTGGCTTGCCACTCTTCAGTCGTCGTTTTGAGCACCCTCCGTTTGTTCGTGTTCAGGCCTTCGTTTTGACCTTTAATGATCTTGAGAACGCGATCGATTTCACGTCCGCATTGTTGGGAAAATAGGCATTCATGATAGCCGCTTTTTGTAGCACCTTCTCATCAAGTGCATTTGGAGAAAATGCTTAGCCCATGGGTTTTCATATGCCATTTAAGAAAACATGTCAGAACATATTAATACATCAAACCTATTAGGCTATTAGGAGAGGTGTCAGAATTTAGAAGAAGATTCATTACCTAGTACATCGTTGTCCCTTATGGAACAAACTGTAAGTGAAGATTCATTTGTCTCACTAGTTAATTTGATGAAAGAAAGCAATAAAGTTTTTGGTACCAGCTCTCAAAGCTTTAAGAGGTTTGTTACAAGATTAAAGtcaattaaaaccaaaaatggaTGGGagagttttttaaatacttccGGAAACAATAGCGCCttaagatttaaaacaaaataggCAATTCACGTACAGCCAATATCATTTGCTAGACGAAAGCCAGGcctattaaaaagaaaataccaACGAGACGTCATAAGTTGGCGGAAAATGTCAAAACAAATCAACCGAATGCCATAAAACATGGCACGGCCatgatgggcgctgggtatATACCCGGTgggtaggtatttataaaatgggtaTATATCCGGATATTTACCCCggcccagggtaaatacccaaactgTACGTACAGGGTGGGGCAGAATGCAGTCCCTGATTTGAAGGGTTAATTGTAAGACAACGGTTcgagataaataaaaaaaggttttattgCTCAAAAGTACATAaactaccgttttttttcacgaTGTTTTAAAACGTAATATCGTCCAAGTGGAGGCCTTGGCTTTCGGCCACTCTTTCCAGTATATCTTGCGAAATTCCACCGATGACGTCCTAAATCGCCACCTTTAGTCCACACAACAGTGCCGGGGATAACAGCAGTTAGGATTGCATTCTACGTGCGTCTCTACGTTTCACAAAGTCTTGTGGGCTCAATTCCCGTGCACTCATCATCTTGTAGGGGTGCAGGTGAAGGTCTGACTGTAAGATTCGCCTTACAGTTCTGGACGATATTCGAAGTGCAGCAGCATGTTTTCGCGCAGATCGGGTTAGAAATAGTTCAATTGAGGCTTTTAGTGCCATAAAGTTTTTGGGTGTTCGCACACTTTTAATCGCCCAACGGGTTTTTAGGAACTGTAGATCCTGTCGCCCTTACATTATTAATCCATTTCCGAATGGTTTTAGGTTTTAAGCCCACTGCGTCGCCACAACATTTTTCCCGTTTGACTGCATTCTGCCGTACTCtgtataaaagtgatacaagtaaaaatatgaCAGATTgggaaaaaaatgaagaagaagatgaaatgGATGTTGAaatctgtcgtaatttagattagatcaaatcattatgaataaaacttaataaattatttagcgtttattgttttatttgtatgaatttttttagtgATCTTTGTacttgtaattttattatcaagcAATCCTCTGCGTCCATTGATGGACATAGGCTATTCTGTTCCATTCGTTTCTACCCTGTGCTGtctgaatccaattgttggtCATTCTTTTGACGTCGTCCGTCCAGCGTGTAGGCagtttttctctattttaTCTGTCTGCTCGCGGTCTCCACCCAAGCAGCCGTTTTgtccactgctcattcttcattcgCGTGTCATGACTCGCCAGTTCCACTTGAGCTGTTGATGTTAGAGCTGGGAACAAGATTTGCTGGAAATTGGATGGCTGAATATGACGCGACGTAGAACTCTACACTGTTTGTGTCTCTACCATAAAATTATCCTGTTCAAGAAACCGCCTTACCTGTATAACAAGATTAAATTTCGCACGGACATACAcaatattaatgttaggcataaaCATACACTGACGATACCTCTCCACCGCTCAGAACTATTTAAACGTAGTTTTTCTTACTGTATGCCTAACTTGTATAACTTGCTACCTGATTTATTCAAAGGTCTTGGTCTGATTTTCTTCAAGAGCAAAGTTAAGGTGTTTTTGAGTAAGCTGTTGAATGATAGATTTtagtttgttattattattatttttgaagaggacaggaaagaaaatatttttttttatttaatttagttatttcCGTTGAACAGTCATGTCGCtttggtttttcttttattgactTGAATCGTTCGGTTGTacctttttgattttgttgttgtattCAAAATGAGCGTCTTTGAAAAACAGATTGATCAGGAGACTATTGCTCTTGGTCGACCTGACATGACCCTCTTTAATCAGATTTAGACACATctcattaatttcttaattttatttgtcttTGTATTactctttgttttattttgtttcttatctgaTCAATAaacatctttattattattattatttgtcataaattttgatttctaaaCGTTGATGTTTAGCCCGACTTTTGCACACACCTCCTGTAAGTCGTTCAGCAACatcgtccgcgtagcgcaaattacttaggtatttgccatcaatgtttatgcctttGTGGGTCCAATCCAGTTATTTAAATGCATTCTTCAGGACTATGATGAATAATTTGGGGGACATTGTATCGCCTTGTCATACCCCATGCCCAATGGGTATTCGatcagtactttcatgcaattttaccgtcattgtagtactcttgtagatgttataaataagtttggtgtatcgataatcgactctgcattcttgaaatGCTTGCAAAACTgacatcaactcaatttaaattaaattgtataaatacctctaaatacccatctagggtaaatacccccgggtatatatccagggaattttcccttgaaaataaatacccgggtattcaACAACACTGGGCACAGCACATTAATGCACCTTTTTATACTCGAGTTACGTTTCGCTGTGCTTCAACAAGGTCATATTATTTTCCGAGTCTCCAGTTTTAAGTATAACATTACTACAGTGAAGGACAAACAAGTAGTATGAGTATTCTTAATTGAGCCACAACCACAGCAAGAGTTTATTCGactaaaataacataataattgttattgtgttactattccaatatttttaataaaaaagattcttATATCGCAATCTTtaatgtatattaaaaaaaattaaatgactgATATTCTTtgcaaaagaataaaaatatgaatgcAAAATAATTGCagcaatatttaaaacattgtgACCCTTAATCTGGCCATCGGTACCGTAAAATGGGGTTACTTAGACACGTTTTTTGCGCATTTTTCAAGATTAAAAGTGAAGAAATAAAGTTAGGGCAACAGAAACTTGTTCATCATACCAACCTAACCTTCAGAATTATAGAGCTGTCATCAAGGGTGTCGCCAGCCAGTGGGCCACGGGGGCGCAcgacaaaaaaattgaaaaataacaccaatttatttaaaacataattgtCGTGGCTTCTTCGCGAATTGGTCAACCAGATTATCAATAAAACCCTCAAAGTTTTCACAAATATGCTTCCTATACACATTCATCATGGGAAGACCATTGAGACGACATTCTGCCATAGTGCTTCTAAGCCAGGTTTTATTGTCCTCAAGCTGCTAAAAGATCGTTCAACAGTATATGTCGTGCAGGGTAAAGTGACCAAAATTATAAAGGCTTTTCTCGTTTCAGGGAAAAAAATGTCGGCATCTTTTATGACATCCACAACACTTAATTCTTTTGAGTCAGGTTTATCTTGCCATAGTTTTTTTCCATAGTTCGATTTCGTTGTTGatatttgataaattgtaaaattgggAAAAGACTTCACCAGCTTCTACGAGGTCTTCAAGGGACATGTCTAACATTTGAGCTGGGTGTAATTTACATAAGGAAAATGACGGGGTGTTTTCTTCAGAAAAGCGAACttcaaaagaattaataatcgaGTCTAAGTATGGTATTATTAAAGACCTCCGCCAGAATTCTGAGGGACTTGCTGCTGGGTGATTGTTCTGATGTTGTTGTCTCTCAACAATACGGGGCAAGGATTTCATGTCTTCTCCCAGTCCAAGTTTTTCTGCAACGATAGTAGCGTCCCTAATAATTCCATTTGTGACGTTTTTGGACCGCTACGGtggttttttataaattccaaAAGGCAGCTAATGTGCTGGGATGCCTTAACTGCATTCAAAGCTACGGATTGGAGCAAGTTTACCACAGGTGCCATCATAGCCGAGTATTTGGCTATCAAAATAAAGCTGAGAATAAACGAAACTCTAGAAGCTGCTGCATGGAGctgataattattttttttagtcgcgttatttattcttattttcttcCCGTGACGAGGTTTCAAAGGCCTCCATTATAATAGGAAAATTCTCATTAAAAGcactaatatttttgtgtttctcGCTCCACCTTGTTTCGCAAAGCTTGGAAATATTTGGTATCAATTTGCGTCTCAAAActgattcttgaaaaaatttaataatatctttgatgGTACCTTCCTTTGATGAAAGCACaaagcttttttatattttctgcgTAGGATTGCTTGCACACCATCTTCTTTCCCGGACATCGTCGAACAACCGTCAAATCCTAAACCAACACATTTGTCCGGATCAAGATCTTCTTCTGCCGAAAACTCATCTATTGCTTTTGCAATACATTTCGCATCCAAAGCATCAAGTTTGACGAATCCGAGGAATTCTTCTTGAACTTCCTTGGTTTCCAGATCAAAATATGGCATCCCATTCGATAGTTGTTCAGTACTCGAGatgtatatttattgtattttaatttttttttcgaatctaCCTCGAGGGGGGGCAGTGGCCCCCCTCTGCCCCTCTCTGGCGACGCCCTTGGCTATcataaaacattgaaaataccttatacaaacaacaacaaatatacaaaaaagtgATGTCCGAATAACCCCGTTGTTGGGGCTTCTTGGACACATCATAATTATATAGGTTTACACTTTTCACTGAAGAAAGCGCAAGGTTAGCgttgttaaaaaatgtgtCGTCGCGGTTGACTGACGACCTGGATCGCTTGATGATCTATTCTGATAAACAGGTTGTTTCTAGCGATAAGAGAATCGATGGAATCTGGACCTGGACTGTTGTTCTTGAAGACCTTGACCTGCCTCCCTTGTTTATCTAGGTATTTTTTCACCACATCTCAAATGTCGGCCTTTGTCAAGAGGAACCCCTAATTCGCAACAACAGGCAAAGTTTCAGAAATCAACAGCTTCTCAGACTTAAAACAATTGGATGTCCAACGGGTCTTAAATTCCTTTCAAGCATCTTCCGTACTAATGCTGTCAGAGGCACTTGAACTTTTCTGCGGCTTTTCTCCTTGCCTTTTCCAAATCTTTTACTTTGTAATTCATGTAGGATTTTGATCCTGGAGGTTTGTGTTACATGCGCTCCATTTTTAATCAGTGACTTCctttagaaaacaaaaacataatctaACCTCGCTTTCGTGACACAGGAGTGAACACGGATGCGTTGTGTCCATGTAGCCCCGGGGTGGCCAAGTAGTCCCATCTTATGGTATAACTTTATGACTATGAATATAGGAAGGTGACCGGTTACCATGCCCTTTGGCTATATCCAGGATCATAATGTTTTAATGCCCACGGTAGAGCTCTGCATGCCGCAGCAAGGGGATTTTATTGAAACGGGAGGTTCCCAGAGTCCGTTTATTAGGAACCAAATATTACCCTTTTAGCTAACGCTGTAAAGCGATAAAAGTCTTCAGCATAAGCCGTTCCACCTTGACTTTGAGGTTTTTGATTAGGTTATTTCCTCTCGATCCAAGTGGTTAAGCCAAATCCCCCGTGCTGGAACTCAGcacataatataataataataataacaattccGTGCAAGTCCTTAGCCACAATGCGATAGGTTGGACAGGACCGTTGGAGTGTCATTTAGTTAGTGAATTCCCTTACTCCATAAGGGTAGTGGAAGCCACACATCCAATTGTGCCATGAGGAGGCAAACACTTGAtgaagtagaactaacaccctAACAccagatctagaactagaaacattcgtgtttaaccatgcgtcttttaagacggctaaaccctaatgttACTAGTTTTAgctctagtgctagtgttagctctaattttaattgtttttcaacGTTAGATTgtagtataattttattgaactactaataataaattttgatatcattataatgttaataatgttttaattaataaaagaatgattttaaatcattaataataattaaactctaaaaatgtattatttttaattcaaataattacataaaataataaattcagtaattttgttgttatcgtttagtaaaatttattatcttaaGTTGGCACCGGCATTCTTTCTTAATAACCTAACTTCATAGCTGACGCCATCACGTTGTTGTCGCTTTACTTCTTGTATTGGGACAATGGCGGAGAACGATTTGGATTTATACGCTGATGATATAGAAGATTTCGCACAGGTAAGTACGCTTTAAGTTAATTAACCTTCTTTTACCAGTTCATCTAATTCTTTAGCTCCTAAAACGAATTCACCATTAACCGCCTTAAGGTACCTAAACCTCATCATTTTTCTAACAAAATTAAGACgttttaaatgttatattcaaccaatattaatatttattggtaAAACTAattccttttttgattttaaggaCGATTTTGGAGGTGATAACGTTGATCTCTATGATGATGTTATTTCAACTCCAGCTACTGGAGGTGGCCCAAGTGGAGATGCGGCTGAAGCTGCGCCGCCTCCAGCAAATAATTCAAATGCAGAAGAGACAAATGGGGCCACATACCCACCAGCTGGGAATAATGTATCAACAGGAACTTTAGGAAGAAGACATCAACTTTACGTTGGTAATTTAACTTGGGTGAGTCATTAAATAAGGATCTCACATTACCGATAAGATTATTAACTTCCATTGAAATGATATAGTGGACAACCGATCAAGACATTGCAAATGCAGTTCATGATGCTGGTGTAAATGACTTTCAcgaagtaaaattttttgaacatcGCGCAAATGGTCAATCAAAAGGGTTTTGCGTCATTTCGATGGGTTCGGAAACAAGTATGAGGTTATGTTTGGATCGTCTACCAAAAACTACGATTCATGGGCAAGCTCCTATTGTAACCCTTCCTACGAAACAGGCTCTCAGTAACTTTGAAAGTCAGTCAAAAACTCGCCCTAATCCTCCAAATAACGCCAACTCACGCGGTCAACATCCCGGGCAAGCTAACCATCCTATTCCTTCAGGTCCTCATCACCACCACCATCAGAATTTCCAACCCCGTATGCAAATGAACTCTCCAATGCGCCACGGAGGCCCCATGAATGCTGTTGTTGGTATGTCTGTAGGCCCTAACGGTCCTCCACCTCCTCCTCGTATGCAAGGTGGGCCTCCACCTCCCCCACCATTTAATGGACCCCCTCAAATGGGTCCGGGTGGTCAACAAATGCGTTTCCAACAACCTCAATGGAATGGACCACCCAGACCTAATATGGGACCTATGCCACCACAACAAATGAGAGGACCTTTACCACCACCAGGACCTGGGCAAGGTCCTGGACATCCTAGACCACCTATGGTaagtgaaaaaataaataatttgaaatgatttaaaaattaggtTAATTCGCGTTTCGgtaattttttctctttattcGTTCATCTTCAACTTAGCAGTTTCAAGGGCCGCCACAAGTACAGGGTCCACCGAGGGGTATGCCAGGTCAGGGACCACCAGGTGGTGGCGGGCCGCCCGGTCCGGGTGGACCGCCGCGACCTGATTGGAACCCGCGCCCGCCCCCGATGCAACCCGGTTTTCCACCGCAAGGCGGGGGCCCACCCGGCCATCATCCGGTGGGCCAGGGCGGTCCGCCGCCCGGAATGGGCGGACCGCGTGGACCGCCCGGTCCGCCCCAAGGGCCACCACAAGGCCATCCGCCGCAGGGTCCCCCCGCGCCCCACGTAAACCCAGCCTTCTTCCAACAGCAGCAGCAACAGGGCGGCGGAGGTGGCGGCGGCGGACCCCCACCGCCTCAATTGAACCATCACCACCATCACCATGGCATGCAATCGGGACCGGGAATGGCCCAGGGACCTCCGATGGGCCCCAATTCGATGCCACACGGTTATAACATGCCTCCGAATATGACGCAATCGTATCCAGGACCGATTAACGATCACCCACAAATTTCCGAACAGGAATTTGAGGATATCATGTCTAGAAATCGAACGGTTTCAAGCTCAGCAATCGCAAGAGCTGTCTCAGATGCCGCCGCTGGTGAATATGCAAGCGCAATAGAAACTCTAGTGACAGCAATTTCCCTGATTAAACAGTCAA
Proteins encoded:
- the LOC111420858 gene encoding cleavage and polyadenylation specificity factor subunit 6 isoform X1, which encodes MAENDLDLYADDIEDFAQDDFGGDNVDLYDDVISTPATGGGPSGDAAEAAPPPANNSNAEETNGATYPPAGNNVSTGTLGRRHQLYVGNLTWWTTDQDIANAVHDAGVNDFHEVKFFEHRANGQSKGFCVISMGSETSMRLCLDRLPKTTIHGQAPIVTLPTKQALSNFESQSKTRPNPPNNANSRGQHPGQANHPIPSGPHHHHHQNFQPRMQMNSPMRHGGPMNAVVGMSVGPNGPPPPPRMQGGPPPPPPFNGPPQMGPGGQQMRFQQPQWNGPPRPNMGPMPPQQMRGPLPPPGPGQGPGHPRPPMQFQGPPQVQGPPRGMPGQGPPGGGGPPGPGGPPRPDWNPRPPPMQPGFPPQGGGPPGHHPVGQGGPPPGMGGPRGPPGPPQGPPQGHPPQGPPAPHVNPAFFQQQQQQGGGGGGGGPPPPQLNHHHHHHGMQSGPGMAQGPPMGPNSMPHGYNMPPNMTQSYPGPINDHPQISEQEFEDIMSRNRTVSSSAIARAVSDAAAGEYASAIETLVTAISLIKQSKVANDDRCKILISSLQDTLRGVEDKSYSSGRRDRSRSRDRHRRGRRDRSPSRYRERSRDRERDRDRDRDRYYADSYRERERDRERSRSRGGDRERDRERDYRDRDAEDSSSRVSRSRNKSPPEVVDPNAEPSSKSRGGGGGGYYDDRYRERDSTRRGDPERERDRERERDRRDESHRSRH
- the LOC111420858 gene encoding cleavage and polyadenylation specificity factor subunit 6 isoform X2; protein product: MAENDLDLYADDIEDFAQDDFGGDNVDLYDDVISTPATGGGPSGDAAEAAPPPANNSNAEETNGATYPPAGNNVSTGTLGRRHQLYVGNLTWWTTDQDIANAVHDAGVNDFHEVKFFEHRANGQSKGFCVISMGSETSMRLCLDRLPKTTIHGQAPIVTLPTKQALSNFESQSKTRPNPPNNANSRGQHPGQANHPIPSGPHHHHHQNFQPRMQMNSPMRHGGPMNAVVGMSVGPNGPPPPPRMQGGPPPPPPFNGPPQMGPGGQQMRFQQPQWNGPPRPNMGPMPPQQMRGPLPPPGPGQGPGHPRPPMFQGPPQVQGPPRGMPGQGPPGGGGPPGPGGPPRPDWNPRPPPMQPGFPPQGGGPPGHHPVGQGGPPPGMGGPRGPPGPPQGPPQGHPPQGPPAPHVNPAFFQQQQQQGGGGGGGGPPPPQLNHHHHHHGMQSGPGMAQGPPMGPNSMPHGYNMPPNMTQSYPGPINDHPQISEQEFEDIMSRNRTVSSSAIARAVSDAAAGEYASAIETLVTAISLIKQSKVANDDRCKILISSLQDTLRGVEDKSYSSGRRDRSRSRDRHRRGRRDRSPSRYRERSRDRERDRDRDRDRYYADSYRERERDRERSRSRGGDRERDRERDYRDRDAEDSSSRVSRSRNKSPPEVVDPNAEPSSKSRGGGGGGYYDDRYRERDSTRRGDPERERDRERERDRRDESHRSRH